The nucleotide window GAAATCCGGCTTTGACGCCCATGAGATCAACTGGTAGAAAGCGCTTTCAAGGAAAATATAAACGAGAGACGCATGTCGCACGCCATGAACACCACCGAGCTGTTCCTGCTCGCTATGATCATCATCTTTACCTTGCCCTACCTGATCTGGCGGCTGGGGAAGACGGATTACTACGCGCCGCTGGTGGTGGTGCAGATCATCACCGGCATCCTGCTGGGCCCCGGCGTCATGGGCAAAGCGTTTCCCGAGTACTACCAGTTCATCTTCACGCCTGCCGTCATCCAGTCGCTCAACGGGATTGCCTGGTGGGCGGTGATGATCTTCGTGATGATTGCCGGTATCGAGCTGGATTTGAAAAAGGCTTGGGAACACCGCCGCGAGAGCCTCGTGACCGCCGGATTTGCCCTGGTGACGCCACTGGCCTTTGGTGCTGTTGCCGCCATCGGCATGCTCCAGTACGCCGGCTGGGTCGGCCCCAAAGGCATGGACTGGCAGTTCGTGCTGGGTGTGGGCATGGCCTGCGCGGTCACCGCCTTGCCGATCCTGATCCTGTTGATGGAAAAGCTTGAAATCCTGCGCCAGCCCATCGGCCAGCGCATCCTGCGTTATGCGAGTGTGGACGATATTGCTATCTGGGGGGTGCTTGCGCTGATCCTGCTGGATTGGGAGCGTGTGGGGCGCCAGGCGGGATTCCTGCTGGCCTTCATTCCCATCACGCTGCTGTATCGCAAGCTGATGAGCAAGCTGCAGGAGCGCGACCGCTGGTTCGTAATCCTGATCTGGCTGGCGCTGTGTGGCTTTGCGGCAGACTGGGCGGGTCTGCATTACATGGTGGGCGCCTTCCTGGCGGGTGCGGTCAGCGATGCCGACTGGTTTGCGCAGGAAACCCTGGATCAGCTGCGCCACCATATCCTCCTGGTGGTGATGCCGGTGTTCTTCCTCAGCACCGGTCTGCGTACCAACTGGGAAGTGGGCGGTGCGGCCGTGTTCATTGCGGCGGCCGTGCTGCTGGTGGCATCGGTCAGCGGCAAACTGATCGGCGTCCGAATCGCCGGCCGTATTCTGGGCTGGGCACCGGGCGAGGCGTCGATCATTGGCTGGCTGTTGCAGACCAAGGCGCTGATCATGATCATCTTCGTCAATATCCTGCTGGATAAAGGCATCATCACCAGCGAAACCTTTACCGCGCTGCTCTTGATGGCTGTGGCCAGCACCATGCTGACGATCCCGGTGGTGTATCCCAAACTGCAGCGGATGAAGGAGCTGGTTTTCCGCACCGCCTGATCCGGGGCCCAGCCCCGGCATTTCTCCGTGGCCAGCGCACGTTGCAGCGCAACAAAAAGTCGCGTTTGTAGTCGCCTTTCAAGGACTTGGGCGGGTACAATCGCGCCTTTGTAGTTTTGCGGGCGACGACTACATGTCGCCCGGCCTTGCCACGGAGATCCCCCAGCATGTCCATCCGCATCGCCATCAACGGCTACGGACGCATCGGCCGCAATGTGCTGCGCGCACTGTATGAGCTCAATCGCAACGAAGAATTCAAGATCGTGGCGATCAACGCCTCGGGCGATATCGAGACCAATGCGCATCTGACCCGCTTCGATACCGTGCACGGCCGCTTTGCCGCCGATGTGAAGGCCGATGGCGACTGGTTGCGGATCAACGGCGAGAACATCCGCTTTTTCTCCACCCGCAATCCGGCCGAATTGCCCTGGGGTGATCTGGGCATCGATATCGTGCTCGAATGCACGGGTGCCTTCACCAGCAAGGCCAAGTGCGCTGCCCACCTGCAGGCTGGCGCCAAGAAGGTGCTGATCTCTGCCCCTGGCGACAAGGATGTGGATGCCACCGTGGTCTACGGCGTGAACCACAATGTGCTGACCGGTGACATGACCGTGGTGTCGAACGCCTCGTGCACCACCAATTGTTTGGCACCTGTCGCCAAGATCCTTAACGATCACATCGGCATCGAGAAGGGTCTGATGACCACGATCCACGCCTACACCAATGATCAGGTGCTCACGGATGTGCGCCACAAGGACCTGCGCCGCGCCCGTTCGGCCACGCAGAGCCTGATCCCCACCAAGACCGGTGCCGCCGCGGCCGTGGGCCTGGTGCTGCCGGAACTGAACGGCAAGCTCGATGGCTTTGCCGTGCGCGTACCCACGATCAACGTCTCGATGGTGGACCTGACCTTCATCGCCGGTCGCAACACCAGCAAGGAAGAGATCAACGCGCTGATGCGTGACGCGGCCGGTGGCGAGATGAAGGGCGTGCTTGGTTACAACGACCTGCCGCTGGTGTCGATCGACTTCAACCACACCAACGAAGCCTCGATCTTCGACAGCACGCTGACCAAGGTCAGCAATGGCAATCTGGTCAAGATCGGTTCCTGGTACGACAACGAGTGGGGCTTCTCGGTGCAGATGCTCAACACCGCCCGCGCGATGATGCTGGCCAAGTAAGCCGTATCGCCCAGCGAAGAGGCCATGCTGTGCATGGCCTTTTTTGCGTCAGATGCAAACACGTAGGGTGCATCAAGCGCAGTGCAATGCACCGGAACTGTCTCGGATAACGCATCGGTGCAATGCGGCCTTTGGCCTTATTGCACCCTACATGGAGGGGCATGTAGTCCGGTATTACTGGGCCACAAACGCTGGGCTGCCTACAATGCGTGAACCTGTGCCGGAGTATGCCCATGCAGACCGTCCCGCAACCGACTTCCCGTCCTGAAAAACTGGCCCGCTTTGCGTCCTGGGTGATCGCGATCCTGTTCGCGATCATGCTCAACTACCTGGGCGGCCTGGTCATCCGTGACCTGTTCTACCTGCCTGGCGATGGCCCGCCGCAGTACACGGCGTATCTGGACACGCCCGAGATCCAGACGCTCAAGCAGCAACGTGAATCGCTCAATGACCAGTTGCGTACAGCGCGGGAAACCGAGTCGCTACTTGCCACGAACCACACCCGCGCCGAGCAACGCTACCGCGAGACCCGCCAGACCTTCGACAACTGGATCGCCACGCGCGGCACCACGGCCGATCGGCAGCATGATGCCGAAGTACTGGCCCGCACGCGCGAGCTGGACGGTCTGCTCAAGGAGGCGTCCGACTGGCGCACCAAGCTCAATACCGCGCAGGACGATGTGACGGCCCTGACGCGGCAGATCGAGCCGCTGGATACCGCGCGCTATCAAGCCGAGCGTGTGGCGCGAGATCGTTTCGATACCGATATGCGCAGCTACCAGATCAAGGTGTTTGCACTGCGGCTGGTGGTGGTGTTGCCCTTGCTGCTGTTGGCGCTATGGCTGTTCCGCCGCTACCGCCAGCACCGCTACTGGCCGTTTGTGTATGGCTTCGGCTTTTTTGCGTTGTTTGCGTTTTTCTTTGAGCTGGCCCCGTATCTGCCCAGCTTTGGCGGGTATATCCGCGCCGTGGTCGGTATCGGCCTCACCGGCTTGGCGGGCGTTTACCTGATCCGCTGGTTGCAGGGCTATCTCGAACGCAAACGGCAGGAACAGGCGCAGAACCAGTCCAAGCGAGCGCAAGGCATTGCCTACGACCGCGCCATGATCGCTTACCGCAAGCACCTGTGCCCGGGCTGCGAGCGTGATTACCGCATGGCCGGCGATCAGGCCAACTACTGCCCGCACTGTGGCCTGACGCTGTTTGCCCAGTGCAGGGCATGCAGCCACCGCAACTTTGCTTTCTTCCCCTATTGCTCAGCCTGTGGCGCGAGCGCGCCAGCGGCCAAGACCGAATCCAATCCCGCTTCCTAGAGGTTCCCCATGAAATTCAAGAAACTCACCGATCTCGACCTGGCCGGCAAACGCGTGCTGATCCGCGTGGACATGAATGTCCCGGTCAAGGACGGCGTGATTGGCGACGACACGCGCATCCGCGCCAGCCTGCCGACCATTGAGCACGCCCTCAAGGCCGGTGCCGGCGTGATCCTGATGACGCATCTGGGCCGCCCGACCGAAGGCCAGATCAACGAAGAGGACAAGCTCGCCCCCGTGGCCAAGCGCCTTGGTGAGCTGATGGGCCGCAATGTGCCTGTGATTGCCGACTGGCAAGGCTATGGTGTGAAGGCCGGCGAGCTGGTCATGCTGGAAAACATCCGCACCAATGTCGGTGAAAAGAAGAACAAGGATGAGCTCGGCCAAGCCTACGCCGCACTGTGCGATGTGTTTGTGCACGACGCCTTCGGTACATCGCACCGTGCCGAAGCCTCGACCTATGCCGTGGCCAAGTTCGCCCCGGTGGCGTGCGCCGGCATCCTGATGGCCGCCGAACTCGACGCGCTGGGCAAGGCACTGGCCCAGCCGGCGCGGCCCCTGGTTGCCATCGTGGCCGGTTCCAAGGTATCGACCAAGCTGACCATCCTCGAAGCCTTGGCCGACAAGGTCGATCAGCTGATCGTCGGCGGCGGCATCGCCAACACCTTCCTGCTGGCCGAGGGCAAACAGATTGGTAAATCGTTGGCCGAGGCCGATCTGGTCGACCAGGCGCGCGCCGTTATCGCCAAGATCCGCGCCCGCGGCGGCGATGTGCCGCTGCCGACCGATGTGGTCGTGGGCCAGAAGTTCGACGCCAACGAGCCCGCCGTGACCAAGCCACTGGCAGCCGTGACGGATAGCGACATGATCTTCGATATCGGCCCCGATTCGGCCAAGGCGCTTGGCGATATCGTCGCCAAGGCCGGCACCATCGTGTGGAACGGCCCTGTTGGTGTATTCGAGTTCGACCAGTTCGGTGGCGGCACCAAGACCCTGGCCCAGGCCATTGCCAACAGCCCCGGCTTCTCGATTGCCGGCGGCGGCGACACGCTGGCGGCCGTGGCCAAGTACGGCATCACCGAACAGATCAGCTATATCTCGACCGGTGGTGGTGCCTTCCTGGAGTTCCTGGAGGGTAAGACCTTGCCGGCGGTGGAAATTCTGGGCCAGCGCGCCGATTGATTCTCCACGCCCCGCCCGCCATCGAGCGATGCCAGGCGGGGCGCTTGGGTATCCCCGCACATCAGCGAAATGTAGTCGGGATTACAACACTACAACTCAGGTAAAATCCGCGCCGACCATTTACCTTCGGAGTCATCCATGCCTCTCGTCTCGATGCGCCAGCTGCTCGACCATGCAGCCGACAACGCCTACGGCCTGCCGGCCTTCAATGTGAACAACCTCGAACAGGTGCTGGCCATCATGCAGGCCGCCGACGAGTGCGACAGCCCGGTCATCATGCAGGGCTCGGCCGGCGCGCGTAAGTACGCGGGTGAAGCCTTTCTGCGCCACCTGATTCTGGCTGCAGCCGAGGCCTACCCGCATATTCCTATCGTGATGCACCAGGATCACGGCGCCAGCCCGGCCGTGTGTATCCAGGCCATGCGCTCGGGCTTTTCGAGCGTGATGATGGATGGCTCGCTGCTAGAAGACGCCAAGACCCCGTCGAGCTACGACTACAACGTGGACGTGACCCGCAAGGTGGTGGACATGGCCCACGCCATTGGCGTGAGCGTGGAAGGCGAGCTGGGTTGCCTGGGCTCGCTGGAAAGCGGCATGGGCGAGAAGGAAGACGGCCACGGCGCCGAAGGCGTGCTGAGCCACGACCAGCTGCTGA belongs to Chitinimonas sp. BJYL2 and includes:
- a CDS encoding cation:proton antiporter is translated as MSHAMNTTELFLLAMIIIFTLPYLIWRLGKTDYYAPLVVVQIITGILLGPGVMGKAFPEYYQFIFTPAVIQSLNGIAWWAVMIFVMIAGIELDLKKAWEHRRESLVTAGFALVTPLAFGAVAAIGMLQYAGWVGPKGMDWQFVLGVGMACAVTALPILILLMEKLEILRQPIGQRILRYASVDDIAIWGVLALILLDWERVGRQAGFLLAFIPITLLYRKLMSKLQERDRWFVILIWLALCGFAADWAGLHYMVGAFLAGAVSDADWFAQETLDQLRHHILLVVMPVFFLSTGLRTNWEVGGAAVFIAAAVLLVASVSGKLIGVRIAGRILGWAPGEASIIGWLLQTKALIMIIFVNILLDKGIITSETFTALLLMAVASTMLTIPVVYPKLQRMKELVFRTA
- a CDS encoding phosphoglycerate kinase; this encodes MKFKKLTDLDLAGKRVLIRVDMNVPVKDGVIGDDTRIRASLPTIEHALKAGAGVILMTHLGRPTEGQINEEDKLAPVAKRLGELMGRNVPVIADWQGYGVKAGELVMLENIRTNVGEKKNKDELGQAYAALCDVFVHDAFGTSHRAEASTYAVAKFAPVACAGILMAAELDALGKALAQPARPLVAIVAGSKVSTKLTILEALADKVDQLIVGGGIANTFLLAEGKQIGKSLAEADLVDQARAVIAKIRARGGDVPLPTDVVVGQKFDANEPAVTKPLAAVTDSDMIFDIGPDSAKALGDIVAKAGTIVWNGPVGVFEFDQFGGGTKTLAQAIANSPGFSIAGGGDTLAAVAKYGITEQISYISTGGGAFLEFLEGKTLPAVEILGQRAD
- the gap gene encoding type I glyceraldehyde-3-phosphate dehydrogenase produces the protein MSIRIAINGYGRIGRNVLRALYELNRNEEFKIVAINASGDIETNAHLTRFDTVHGRFAADVKADGDWLRINGENIRFFSTRNPAELPWGDLGIDIVLECTGAFTSKAKCAAHLQAGAKKVLISAPGDKDVDATVVYGVNHNVLTGDMTVVSNASCTTNCLAPVAKILNDHIGIEKGLMTTIHAYTNDQVLTDVRHKDLRRARSATQSLIPTKTGAAAAVGLVLPELNGKLDGFAVRVPTINVSMVDLTFIAGRNTSKEEINALMRDAAGGEMKGVLGYNDLPLVSIDFNHTNEASIFDSTLTKVSNGNLVKIGSWYDNEWGFSVQMLNTARAMMLAK